The Scleropages formosus chromosome 20, fSclFor1.1, whole genome shotgun sequence genomic interval CTCATTCTAAGAGCAAAACACCAATGACATCAGCAGTCACGGCTGGTGCAGTTTGGGGATCTCAAGTATGTTCCACAAAACCAACATTATCCAAGCACTATCAAACTAAATAGTTTTTGAGACATACCTGAGAACTTGGCACTAGCGCTTTCCACCAGTGGCCACCCTTGACCAGGTCGACATCACCCAGAGGCATAGTTACCTTCCCGATGACACAGTGTCGGGAAAACTTGTCAAAATCAATGACCGAAAGCAGCAGCGTGCGGCGCTGTGCTTCCAAGAAGGGCAGCTTAAAACTGAAACGCTCCTCAAAGACGGGGTTCTGAGTCTTCCTCTTGACACCAGTTTGCCGGGAGTTTTTGTTGTCAGGCAGCAGGCTTATCTTGACATAAGGATTGGAGTGGGCCATGTCTTGGCGGGAAACGTCACAGGAAACGGGAGGTGGTAGGTCACGTGCCTCGATTACTCTCACACTCAAGTGGTTGTGCACAAGGTCGTACTGAATGCTGAAGTGCAGCATGCCCAGCTGGTAGCGCAGCACAATCTCGTCATCCGTCAAGGAGTCCACATCATCGCCGCTGGAATCCGCCGAGTACAGCTGGGGCTCCAGCTTGCGGAAGTAGTCTTCCGACTTGTCGTACGGTTTCCGCAGGATGGCAGGTTGCACCGCCTCCTTCCTTGAACCCATGGCCCAGAACTCAATGGGCTTGATGTCCACCAGAGGAGAGCTGGGTCTCTGAGACTCCATGCCTGCCAGAAGATTGGGAGCAGTTGGTCACAACAGTTACACTACTACCATCCATATTCACATCCTTGTTCTTATTCGCATcttaaggttaaaaaaaaaaaaaaaagaaaatatttacatgtagaGCTGAAAAGTACAggttaccttgctcaagggtaaaacagaaacatttttagcCATAAGTCCAGGACagagactcactggagagctgGCGGGCCAAGCTGTAAGTGGAGCGAGACATTTCCCAGTTGGAGGACTGCCTTTTGGGGGAGCTCTTCTGAGGTGTGGCAGAAGCATCAAAAGCTATTGCTTCAGAATTTGTCTCTTTTTCATCTTTGCAATCATTGACCCtgacaggaaaaagaaaacaccatgAATAATTTCTTCcctaaaaagtatttttacacaGAGGAATAgtagttttccatttttcattccgTTCTTCTTATTTAGATAAAATGAATGTGGCCAGTAGTAGGCTGTACCACATAGGGTGAACTAATAAAAAGCTGTAAGTTCACGCTTTATTGCTTCATGTCTGATCATTTCCGAGACCAAACGCGtctctgtgtgtcacattaTATAAGCTAAAAttccctgattttttttgtacacttAATCGATTTCTGTCAAGCAGAAATCTGAAGTGCTGTGGAGATTTTAACAGGGAAACAAGTACGATTTACCAGACAAATCATTTTCGGAGTGATCGATCAAGCATGTGGAAAGTCACTGACATGAAAACATACACAACAGACAAAACAAAGTACAATCAAAAATTGTGTGACTTGGACAAAGAAGCTTAAGActaggaacacacacacacacattttcagaactgcctgtcccatacggggtcgcggggaaccggagcctacccggtaacaaagggcgtaaggccagagggggaggggacacacccaggacgggacgccggtccgttacaagggaccccaagcgggactcaaaccccacacccaccagaaagcaggactgtggtccaacccaccgcgccacctgacTAGGAacacagtttaattttttttta includes:
- the LOC108926779 gene encoding synaptotagmin-17-like isoform X2; the protein is MAYIQLEPINEGLLSRLSNLLLCRWTCQSCWQSCWECSCCQPNEEEVEILGPFPAQTPSWLVNDCKDEKETNSEAIAFDASATPQKSSPKRQSSNWEMSRSTYSLARQLSSMESQRPSSPLVDIKPIEFWAMGSRKEAVQPAILRKPYDKSEDYFRKLEPQLYSADSSGDDVDSLTDDEIVLRYQLGMLHFSIQYDLVHNHLSVRVIEARDLPPPVSCDVSRQDMAHSNPYVKISLLPDNKNSRQTGVKRKTQNPVFEERFSFKLPFLEAQRRTLLLSVIDFDKFSRHCVIGKVTMPLGDVDLVKGGHWWKALVPSSQNEVELGELLLSLTYLPSAGRLNVDIIRAKQLLQTDMCQGSDPFVKIQLVTGLKLVKTKKTSCMKGTIDPFYNESFSFKVPQEELSEVSLVFSVYGHNMKSSNDFVGRIVIGRFSTGPPEANHWLRLLGSQRTPVEQWHTLRSRAECDRVSLASLEVT
- the LOC108926779 gene encoding synaptotagmin-17-like isoform X1; the protein is MAYIQGLLSRLSNLLLCRWTCQSCWQSCWECSCCQPNEEEVEILGPFPAQTPSWLVNDCKDEKETNSEAIAFDASATPQKSSPKRQSSNWEMSRSTYSLARQLSSMESQRPSSPLVDIKPIEFWAMGSRKEAVQPAILRKPYDKSEDYFRKLEPQLYSADSSGDDVDSLTDDEIVLRYQLGMLHFSIQYDLVHNHLSVRVIEARDLPPPVSCDVSRQDMAHSNPYVKISLLPDNKNSRQTGVKRKTQNPVFEERFSFKLPFLEAQRRTLLLSVIDFDKFSRHCVIGKVTMPLGDVDLVKGGHWWKALVPSSQNEVELGELLLSLTYLPSAGRLNVDIIRAKQLLQTDMCQGSDPFVKIQLVTGLKLVKTKKTSCMKGTIDPFYNESFSFKVPQEELSEVSLVFSVYGHNMKSSNDFVGRIVIGRFSTGPPEANHWLRLLGSQRTPVEQWHTLRSRAECDRVSLASLEVT